DNA from Synechococcus elongatus PCC 6301:
AACGCTGGGAGGGTCGGCGATCGCAAGCCCAGTACGAAACAACCTAGGCGACTTGCGAAGCCTGCAGGGCTTGGTCAAGGTCAGCCAAGATGTCGTCTAAATGCTCCAAGCCAACCGAAAGCCGCACAAAGTCAGGGCTGACGCCAGCTGCGGCTTGTTCTTCGGGCGAGAGCTGTTGGTGGGTGGTCGAAGCGGGATGAATGACCAGTGTTTTGGCATCCAAAACATTAGCGAGGTTTGAGGCGAGTTTGACGGCTGAAATAAAGCGCTTACCAGCCTCCAGTCCGCCTTGGACGCCAAAGCCCAAGATTGCGCCTGCACCATTTGGGAGATAGCGTTGCGCGCGATCGTAGTCAGGATGGCTCGGTAGCCCTGGATAATTCACCCAAGTTACGAGGGGATGCCGCTCTAGCCATTCCGCCACCGCTTGGGCATTGCGAACGTGGCGCTCAGCTCGGAGGGGCAAGGTTTCGACGCCTAGTAAGACCTGCTGCGCGTTAAAAGGTGACAAGGTTGCACCGATATCACGCAGTAAACCTGTCCGAATTTTGAGGACGTAGGCCAACCCAGGGGCCACCGCTTCGGGATGATTACCAAAAGCGTCCCAGAAGTTGACGCCGTGATAGCTCGGATCCGGCCCTGCAATTTCGGGGAATTTGCCGTTATTCCAAGGAAAATCACCTTTCTCGATCACAATGCCGCCGAGGGAGGTGCCATGGCCGCCCGCCAGTTTGGTCAGGGATAAGACAACGACATCGGCACCATGTTCCAAGGGATTGAACAGGGGCGGTGGCGAGACAGTGTTATCGACGATGAAGGGAATTCCAGAGTCATGGGCGATCGCAGCGATCGCTTCAAAATCATCGACATTGCCCTTGGGGTTGCCGATCGATTCGGTGTAGACCAGCCGAGTATTTTCATCAATTGC
Protein-coding regions in this window:
- a CDS encoding O-acetylhomoserine aminocarboxypropyltransferase/cysteine synthase family protein; the protein is MSQHLETLALHAGQKPDPTTGSRAVPIYQTTSYVFEDAEHAANLFALKAFGNIYTRLMNPTTDVLEQRLAALHGGTGAVATSSGQAAIFYAIAAITSAGQNIISTTNLYGGTINLFRHTLKRFGIEVRFVDSSDASSVAAAIDENTRLVYTESIGNPKGNVDDFEAIAAIAHDSGIPFIVDNTVSPPPLFNPLEHGADVVVLSLTKLAGGHGTSLGGIVIEKGDFPWNNGKFPEIAGPDPSYHGVNFWDAFGNHPEAVAPGLAYVLKIRTGLLRDIGATLSPFNAQQVLLGVETLPLRAERHVRNAQAVAEWLERHPLVTWVNYPGLPSHPDYDRAQRYLPNGAGAILGFGVQGGLEAGKRFISAVKLASNLANVLDAKTLVIHPASTTHQQLSPEEQAAAGVSPDFVRLSVGLEHLDDILADLDQALQASQVA